The following proteins come from a genomic window of Streptococcus oralis:
- a CDS encoding glycoside hydrolase family 88 protein codes for MIKKVTIEEIKSPDRFLEVPLLTKEEVGQAIDKVIRQLELNLDYFKEDFPTPATFNNVYPIMDNTEWTNGFWTGELWLAYEYSQQDAFKNIARKNVLSFLDRVNKRVELDHHDLGFLYTPSCMAEYKINGDGEAREAALKAADKLIERYQEKGGFIQAWGDLGKKEHYRLIIDCLLNIQLLFFAYQETGNQKYYDIAESHFYASANNVIRDDASSFHTFYFDPETGQPLKGVTRQGYSDDSCWARGQSWGVYGIPLTYRHLKDESCFDLFKGVTNYFLNRLPKDHVSYWDLIFNDGSDQSRDSSATAIAVCGIHEMLKHLPEVDADKDIYKHAMHAMLRSLIEHYANDQFTPGGTSLLHGVYSWHSGKGVDEGNIWGDYYYLEALIRFYKDWNLYW; via the coding sequence ATGATAAAAAAGGTTACGATTGAAGAAATAAAATCGCCTGATCGCTTCTTAGAAGTACCACTTCTGACGAAAGAAGAAGTCGGCCAGGCAATTGATAAGGTTATTCGGCAGTTAGAACTCAACCTTGACTATTTCAAGGAAGATTTCCCGACGCCAGCTACCTTTAATAATGTCTATCCAATCATGGATAACACGGAATGGACCAATGGTTTCTGGACAGGAGAACTGTGGTTGGCTTATGAATACAGTCAACAGGATGCATTTAAAAACATCGCTCGTAAAAATGTTCTTTCTTTCCTGGATCGTGTCAATAAGAGAGTAGAATTGGACCACCATGATCTCGGTTTCTTATACACACCATCTTGTATGGCTGAATATAAGATAAATGGAGATGGGGAGGCTAGAGAAGCGGCCTTGAAAGCTGCAGATAAGTTGATTGAACGCTATCAAGAAAAAGGTGGCTTTATTCAAGCTTGGGGAGACTTGGGCAAGAAAGAGCATTACCGTTTGATTATCGACTGCTTGCTCAACATTCAACTCTTGTTCTTTGCTTATCAAGAAACAGGTAATCAAAAATACTACGATATTGCAGAAAGTCATTTCTATGCTTCAGCTAATAATGTAATTCGTGATGACGCTTCGTCCTTCCACACCTTCTATTTTGATCCTGAGACAGGTCAACCCCTTAAAGGTGTAACGAGACAAGGGTATAGTGATGATTCATGCTGGGCACGTGGTCAATCATGGGGAGTCTATGGTATTCCTTTGACTTATCGTCACCTGAAAGACGAGTCCTGCTTTGACTTGTTTAAGGGTGTAACCAATTATTTCTTGAATCGTCTTCCAAAAGATCATGTTTCCTATTGGGATTTGATTTTTAATGATGGTAGTGATCAATCACGAGATTCTTCAGCAACAGCTATCGCCGTCTGTGGGATTCATGAAATGCTAAAACATCTCCCAGAGGTGGATGCTGACAAAGATATTTATAAACATGCTATGCATGCCATGCTTCGTTCCTTGATCGAACATTATGCAAATGATCAATTTACCCCTGGTGGGACAAGTCTCCTCCACGGTGTGTACTCATGGCATTCAGGTAAAGGAGTGGATGAAGGCAATATCTGGGGTGACTACTATTACCTAGAAGCGCTAATCCGTTTCTACAAAGACTGGAACCTATATTGGTAG
- a CDS encoding PTS sugar transporter subunit IIA, whose translation MKIVLVGHGHFATGIYSSLQLIAGNQENVEAIDFVEGMSADELKQKILLAISNEEEVLILSDLLGGSPFKVSSTIMGENPAKTMNVLSGLNLAMLMEAVFARMAHSFDEVVNKSVAAAQGGVVNGKELFSTDAEAEEEDFESGI comes from the coding sequence ATGAAAATTGTACTTGTAGGGCATGGACATTTTGCCACAGGGATTTATAGTTCTTTACAATTGATTGCAGGCAATCAAGAAAATGTGGAGGCGATTGACTTTGTGGAAGGAATGTCAGCAGATGAACTCAAGCAAAAAATCTTACTTGCAATTTCAAATGAAGAAGAAGTTTTAATTCTAAGTGACCTCTTGGGAGGATCGCCATTCAAGGTTTCTTCTACTATAATGGGAGAAAATCCAGCCAAAACAATGAATGTTCTCTCGGGTTTGAACTTAGCCATGTTAATGGAAGCAGTCTTTGCTAGAATGGCTCATAGCTTTGATGAGGTTGTTAATAAATCAGTAGCGGCGGCCCAGGGCGGAGTCGTAAATGGTAAAGAATTGTTTTCAACGGATGCAGAGGCAGAGGAAGAAGATTTCGAATCGGGTATTTAA
- a CDS encoding gluconate 5-dehydrogenase translates to MTNTSFSIEQFSLKGKIALITGASYGIGFAIAKSYAEAGATIVFNDINQDLVNQGIEAYREVGIEAHGYVCDVTDEDGIQAMVKQIEQEVGVIDILVNNAGIIRRVPMCEMSVADFRKVIDIDLNAPFIVSKAVIPSMIKKGHGKIINICSMMSELGRETVSAYAAAKGGLKMLTRNIASEYGGANIQCNGIGPGYIATPQTAPLRELQEDGSRHPFDQFIIAKTPAARWGNPEDLMGPAVFLASDASNFVNGHILYVDGGILAYIGKQPE, encoded by the coding sequence ATGACAAATACATCATTCTCAATTGAGCAGTTTTCTTTAAAAGGAAAAATTGCTCTCATCACCGGCGCTTCTTATGGAATTGGATTTGCTATTGCCAAATCCTACGCTGAGGCCGGCGCTACTATTGTCTTTAACGATATCAATCAAGATCTGGTCAATCAAGGGATTGAAGCTTATCGTGAAGTTGGCATCGAAGCCCATGGATATGTCTGTGACGTGACAGACGAGGACGGTATCCAAGCCATGGTCAAGCAAATCGAACAAGAGGTTGGTGTCATTGACATCCTCGTTAATAACGCTGGTATTATCCGCCGAGTTCCAATGTGCGAAATGAGCGTCGCTGATTTCCGTAAGGTCATCGATATTGACTTAAACGCACCATTTATCGTTTCAAAGGCAGTTATTCCTTCTATGATAAAGAAAGGGCATGGAAAGATTATCAATATTTGTTCGATGATGAGCGAACTGGGACGTGAAACAGTTAGCGCTTATGCTGCCGCTAAAGGAGGCTTGAAAATGTTGACCCGCAACATTGCGTCTGAATACGGTGGAGCCAATATCCAATGTAACGGAATTGGACCGGGTTATATTGCCACTCCTCAAACAGCACCTCTTCGTGAGTTGCAAGAAGATGGTTCTCGCCACCCATTTGACCAGTTCATCATTGCAAAAACACCTGCTGCACGTTGGGGAAATCCTGAAGATTTGATGGGCCCTGCTGTCTTTCTCGCTAGTGATGCCAGCAATTTTGTCAATGGCCACATCTTATATGTAGATGGCGGTATCTTAGCCTACATCGGAAAACAACCTGAGTAA
- a CDS encoding bifunctional 4-hydroxy-2-oxoglutarate aldolase/2-dehydro-3-deoxy-phosphogluconate aldolase — translation MTKSDTIIELKKQKIVAVIRGNTKEEGLQASIACIKGGIKAIEIAYTNQYAGQIIKELVDLYQDDQSVCIGAGTVLDAVTARDAILAGANYVVSPSFHAETAKMCNLYSTPYIPGCITLTEITTALEAGSEIIKLFPGSALSPAYISAVKAPIPQVSVMVTGGVGLNNIPQWFAAGADAVGIGGELNKLASQGDFDRISEVAQQYVTLR, via the coding sequence ATGACCAAATCAGATACGATTATTGAACTAAAAAAACAGAAAATTGTCGCTGTCATTCGAGGAAATACAAAGGAAGAAGGACTGCAAGCCTCGATTGCTTGTATCAAGGGCGGTATCAAAGCAATTGAAATCGCCTATACCAATCAGTATGCAGGGCAAATCATCAAGGAACTTGTAGACTTGTATCAGGACGATCAGAGTGTTTGTATCGGTGCAGGTACTGTGCTTGATGCCGTAACTGCTAGAGATGCTATTCTAGCCGGAGCAAATTACGTTGTTTCTCCATCTTTCCATGCTGAAACTGCAAAAATGTGCAATCTCTATAGCACTCCCTACATTCCAGGCTGTATTACTCTCACAGAGATAACGACTGCACTTGAAGCCGGTAGTGAAATCATCAAACTCTTCCCAGGTAGTGCTCTCAGTCCAGCATATATCTCTGCAGTCAAGGCACCGATCCCACAAGTTTCCGTAATGGTAACCGGAGGAGTCGGCCTAAACAACATCCCTCAATGGTTCGCTGCTGGTGCAGACGCCGTTGGAATTGGTGGCGAACTCAATAAACTCGCTTCCCAAGGCGACTTTGACCGCATCAGCGAGGTTGCCCAACAGTATGTTACACTCAGATAA
- a CDS encoding PTS sugar transporter subunit IIB: MTTPNIIMTRIDERLIHGQGQLWVKYLGCNTVIVANDEVSTDKMQQTLMKTVVPDSVAMRFFPLQKVIDIIHKANPAQTIFIVVKDVKDALTLVEGGVPIKEINIGNIHNAPGKEQVTRSIFLGEEDKAALKELSQKHQVTFNTKTTPTGNDGAVEVNILDYI, translated from the coding sequence ATGACAACGCCAAATATTATTATGACCCGTATCGATGAACGTTTGATTCACGGGCAAGGGCAACTTTGGGTAAAATACTTAGGTTGTAATACGGTCATTGTTGCCAATGACGAAGTGAGCACGGACAAGATGCAACAAACTCTGATGAAAACAGTTGTGCCAGACTCAGTTGCCATGCGTTTCTTCCCTTTGCAAAAGGTGATTGATATCATTCACAAAGCTAATCCTGCTCAAACAATCTTTATCGTTGTAAAGGATGTGAAGGACGCTTTAACCTTGGTAGAAGGTGGTGTCCCTATCAAAGAAATCAATATCGGGAACATTCACAATGCTCCTGGTAAAGAGCAAGTGACCCGCTCCATCTTCCTAGGTGAAGAGGACAAGGCAGCCCTCAAGGAATTGAGCCAAAAGCATCAAGTAACATTTAATACGAAAACAACTCCAACAGGAAATGACGGAGCTGTTGAAGTTAACATTCTGGACTATATTTAA
- a CDS encoding PTS system mannose/fructose/sorbose family transporter subunit IID, translating into MTGSNKLTKRDYLKTSLRAFFCQNGFNYSNYQGLGYANVMYPALKKHYGEDQEGFYQALEENCEFYNTNPHFLPFITSLHLVMLENGRPAKETRSIKMALMGPLAGIGDSLSQFCLAPLFSTIAASFAQEGLVVGPILFFLAMNTILTAIKLSTGLYGYKLGTTVIDKLSEQMATISRIANIIGVTVIAGLAATSVKIMVPITFAAGEVKADAKQSIVSIQGMLDKVAPALLPALFTLLVYYLIKEKKWTTYKLVILTVIIGIIGSWLKILA; encoded by the coding sequence ATGACTGGATCTAACAAATTAACAAAACGTGATTATCTTAAAACGTCTTTGCGGGCATTCTTTTGTCAAAATGGATTTAACTATAGTAACTATCAAGGGTTGGGATATGCCAATGTGATGTATCCTGCTTTGAAAAAACATTATGGAGAGGATCAGGAAGGTTTCTACCAAGCCTTGGAAGAAAACTGTGAATTCTATAATACCAACCCACACTTCCTGCCTTTTATTACCAGCTTGCACCTTGTAATGTTGGAAAATGGCCGACCAGCAAAAGAAACACGTAGCATCAAGATGGCCTTGATGGGACCATTGGCAGGTATTGGGGATTCTCTTTCTCAATTCTGTTTAGCTCCTTTGTTCTCAACCATCGCAGCTTCGTTTGCTCAAGAAGGCTTGGTTGTCGGTCCAATCTTGTTCTTCCTTGCGATGAATACGATTTTGACAGCGATTAAATTGTCAACTGGTCTGTATGGATACAAACTAGGAACGACTGTGATTGATAAACTAAGCGAGCAGATGGCAACGATTTCTCGTATTGCCAATATTATCGGTGTAACCGTAATTGCTGGTTTGGCGGCGACATCTGTTAAAATTATGGTGCCGATTACCTTTGCTGCAGGGGAAGTTAAGGCAGATGCTAAACAAAGTATCGTAAGTATTCAGGGAATGCTTGATAAGGTTGCTCCAGCTCTTCTACCAGCCCTATTTACACTTTTAGTTTATTACTTGATCAAAGAAAAGAAATGGACAACATATAAACTTGTTATTTTAACAGTTATCATCGGAATTATCGGAAGCTGGCTTAAGATTCTGGCTTAA
- a CDS encoding sugar kinase: MTKILLFGEPLIRISPLDATSIGDHVASSTYFGGSEINIACNLQALGISTKVFTALPANEIGDRFITFLKQHQIDTSSICRLGDRIGLYYLENGFGCRQSEVFYDRKHTSISQIRPNMLDMDSLFQEISHFHFSGITVAIGQEVRTLLLLLLEEAKRREIIISMDLNLRTKMISVLEAKYEFSKFAHFADYCFGIDPLMIDDQNLEMFPRDSASLKEVENRMRLLKETYGFKAIFHTLRSSDEQDKNIYQAYALGERFEESVQLKTAVYQRVGSGDAFISGALYQLLHHSSLKTTIDFAVASATLKCTLPGDHLSTSAASIEKLLANTQDIIR; the protein is encoded by the coding sequence ATGACGAAAATCTTACTGTTTGGCGAACCATTAATTCGAATCTCACCATTAGATGCCACCAGTATCGGCGATCATGTTGCCAGTTCGACTTATTTTGGCGGATCAGAAATTAATATCGCTTGTAATTTGCAAGCTCTGGGTATCTCAACGAAAGTCTTTACCGCACTCCCTGCCAACGAGATTGGAGATCGTTTTATCACATTCTTGAAACAGCACCAAATCGATACCAGTTCAATCTGTCGGCTTGGCGATCGAATCGGCCTCTACTATTTAGAGAACGGCTTTGGTTGTCGTCAAAGTGAAGTTTTCTACGACCGCAAACATACGAGTATCAGCCAGATTCGGCCAAACATGCTAGATATGGATTCTCTCTTTCAGGAGATTAGCCATTTTCATTTCAGTGGAATCACCGTAGCTATCGGTCAAGAGGTCCGTACGCTCCTTCTCCTACTCTTGGAAGAAGCCAAGCGCCGAGAGATTATCATTTCAATGGATCTCAATCTGAGAACAAAGATGATTTCAGTCCTAGAAGCTAAGTATGAATTTTCTAAGTTTGCTCATTTCGCTGATTATTGCTTTGGTATTGATCCTCTCATGATTGATGACCAAAATCTAGAGATGTTTCCAAGAGACAGTGCCAGCCTAAAAGAGGTGGAAAATCGCATGCGACTTTTAAAAGAAACCTATGGTTTCAAGGCCATTTTCCATACCCTCCGCTCTAGTGATGAGCAAGACAAAAATATCTATCAGGCCTATGCTCTGGGAGAACGATTTGAAGAGTCTGTCCAACTAAAAACTGCAGTCTATCAACGAGTTGGTAGCGGGGATGCCTTTATATCTGGTGCCCTTTACCAACTACTCCATCATTCCTCCCTAAAAACTACCATTGACTTTGCAGTTGCCAGTGCCACTCTCAAATGCACTCTCCCAGGAGACCACCTCTCCACTTCGGCAGCTAGTATTGAAAAATTACTGGCAAATACACAAGATATCATTCGTTAG
- a CDS encoding preprotein translocase subunit YajC, with product MDTTLFYGIVIVLAVSPLLLSSFQSIRQQKLLHKQMEQRQEYLASLTSGDEVLLLSGIHGKIISIKDELLSLQIAKGVVIYVEKESVMGKTKELLFK from the coding sequence ATGGATACGACATTGTTTTATGGAATAGTGATTGTCTTGGCAGTGAGCCCCCTTTTACTGTCAAGCTTTCAGTCTATTCGTCAACAAAAGTTGCTTCACAAACAGATGGAGCAACGACAAGAGTATCTTGCTTCTTTAACATCTGGTGATGAAGTATTGTTGTTGTCTGGAATTCATGGAAAAATCATTTCTATCAAAGATGAATTGCTCTCTTTGCAGATTGCAAAAGGAGTGGTCATCTATGTAGAGAAGGAAAGTGTAATGGGAAAGACAAAAGAACTGCTTTTTAAGTAG
- a CDS encoding RpiB/LacA/LacB family sugar-phosphate isomerase, with translation MKIALINENSQASKNHIIYDSLKEATDKKGYQLFNYGMRGEGGENPLTYVQNGLMAAILLNTKAVDFVVTGCGTGVGAMLALNSFPGVVCGLAVDPTDAYLYSQINGGNALSIPYAKGFGWGAELTLKLMFERLFAEEMGGGYPRERVIPEQHNARILNEVKQITHNDLMTILKTIDQDFLKDTISGKYFQEYFFENCQDDEVATYLKEVLAK, from the coding sequence ATGAAAATCGCATTAATCAATGAAAATAGTCAAGCTAGCAAGAATCACATTATTTACGATAGTCTGAAAGAAGCAACAGATAAAAAAGGCTACCAATTATTTAACTATGGTATGCGTGGAGAAGGAGGTGAAAATCCATTAACATACGTACAAAACGGCCTAATGGCTGCCATCCTTTTAAATACAAAAGCAGTTGACTTTGTTGTTACCGGCTGTGGTACAGGTGTAGGGGCTATGCTTGCTTTGAACAGTTTCCCTGGTGTTGTCTGTGGTCTAGCAGTGGATCCAACTGACGCTTACCTTTATTCTCAAATCAATGGTGGTAACGCCTTGTCTATTCCTTATGCCAAAGGATTTGGTTGGGGGGCAGAACTGACCCTCAAATTGATGTTTGAACGCTTATTTGCTGAAGAAATGGGTGGTGGCTACCCAAGAGAACGTGTGATCCCTGAACAACACAACGCTCGTATCTTGAACGAGGTGAAACAAATCACCCACAATGATTTGATGACCATCCTTAAAACAATCGACCAAGACTTCCTCAAAGACACCATCTCTGGCAAATACTTCCAAGAATACTTCTTTGAAAACTGCCAAGATGATGAAGTCGCTACTTATTTGAAAGAAGTATTAGCCAAGTAA
- a CDS encoding LPXTG-anchored hyaluronate lyase, which translates to MQTKTKKLIVSLSSLVLSGFLLNHYMTVGAEETTTNTIQQSQKEVQYQQRDAKNLVENGDFSQTENGSSPWTGSKAQGWSAWVDQKNSSSGASTRVIEAKDGAVTISSSEKLRAVIHRMVPIEAKKKYKLRFKIKTDNKVGIAKVRIIEESGKDKQLWNSATTSGTKDWQTIEADYSPTLDVDKIKLELFYETGTGTVSFKDIELVEVADQPSEDSQTDKQLEEKIDLPIGKKHVFALADYTYKVENPDVASVKNGLLEPLKEGTTNVIVSKDGKEVKKIPLKILASVKDAYTARLDDWNGIIAGNQYYDSKNEQMAKLNQELEGKVADSLSSISSQADRTYLWEKFSNYKTSANLTATYRKLEEMAKQVTNPSSRYYQDETVIRTVRDSMEWMHKHVYNGEKSIVGNWWDYEIGTPRAINNTLSLMKEYFSDEEIKKYTDVIEKFVPDPEHFRKTTDNPFKALGGNLVDMGRVKVIAGLLRKDDQEISSTIRSIEQVFKLVDQGEGFYQDGSYIDHTNVAYTGAYGNVLIDGLSQLLPVIQKTKSPIDKDKMQTMYHWIDKSFAPLLVNGELMDMSRGRSISRANSEGHVAAVEVLRGIHRIADMSEGETKQRLQSLVKTIVQSDSYYDVFKNLKTYKDISLMQSLLSDAGVASTPRTSYLSAFNKMDKTAMYNAEKGFGFGLSLFSSRTLNYEHMNKENKRGWYTSDGMFYLYNGDLSHYSDGYWPTVNPYKMPGTTETDAKRSDSDTGKVLPSAFVGTSKLDEANATATMDFTNWNQTLTAHKSWFMLKDKIAFLGSNIQNTSTDTAVTTIDQRKLESSNPYKVYVNDKEASLTEQEKDYPETQSVFLESSDSKKNIGYFFFKKSSISMSKALQKGSWKDINEGQSDKEVENEFLTISQAHKQKGDSYGYMLIPNVDRATFNQMVKELESSLIENNETLQSVYDAKQGVWGIVKYDDSVSTISNQFQVLKRGVYTIRKEGDNYKVAYYNPETQESAPDQEVFKKLEQAAQPQTQDSKEKEKSEEKKNHSDQKNLPQTGEGQSILASLGLLLLGVIYLFRRGKNN; encoded by the coding sequence ATGCAAACAAAAACAAAGAAACTCATTGTGAGTTTGTCTTCACTTGTTTTATCAGGATTTTTATTAAACCATTATATGACAGTTGGAGCGGAAGAAACGACTACGAATACCATTCAGCAAAGCCAGAAGGAAGTTCAGTATCAGCAAAGGGATGCCAAGAATTTAGTTGAAAATGGTGATTTTAGTCAGACGGAGAACGGAAGCAGTCCTTGGACAGGAAGCAAAGCCCAGGGGTGGTCAGCTTGGGTAGACCAGAAGAATAGTTCTTCAGGTGCCTCAACTCGAGTCATTGAAGCCAAGGATGGGGCTGTCACTATCTCAAGTTCTGAGAAACTAAGGGCAGTGATTCACCGTATGGTCCCTATTGAAGCTAAGAAAAAGTATAAACTGCGTTTCAAGATTAAAACAGATAATAAAGTCGGGATTGCCAAGGTTCGTATCATTGAGGAAAGTGGTAAGGACAAGCAATTGTGGAATTCTGCAACGACGTCAGGAACAAAGGACTGGCAGACTATTGAAGCAGACTATAGCCCGACTTTAGATGTTGATAAAATCAAGCTGGAGTTATTCTATGAAACGGGAACAGGGACTGTTTCCTTTAAGGATATTGAGCTGGTAGAGGTAGCAGACCAGCCTTCTGAGGATTCTCAAACAGATAAACAGCTTGAGGAAAAGATTGATTTACCAATTGGGAAAAAACATGTTTTTGCTCTTGCGGACTATACTTATAAGGTAGAAAATCCTGACGTTGCTTCAGTCAAAAATGGACTTTTAGAACCTCTTAAGGAAGGGACAACCAATGTCATTGTCAGTAAAGATGGTAAGGAAGTGAAAAAGATTCCTTTGAAGATTCTAGCCTCTGTTAAGGATGCATACACAGCCCGTTTGGATGACTGGAATGGCATCATCGCTGGGAATCAATACTATGATTCTAAAAATGAACAGATGGCCAAGTTAAATCAGGAGCTGGAAGGAAAGGTAGCTGATAGCCTATCCAGTATTTCAAGTCAGGCGGACCGCACCTATTTGTGGGAAAAATTTTCAAATTATAAAACGTCTGCGAATCTAACTGCTACTTATCGGAAATTAGAAGAGATGGCCAAGCAAGTGACCAATCCTTCTTCTCGTTATTATCAAGATGAAACCGTCATTCGAACAGTCAGGGATTCCATGGAATGGATGCATAAACATGTCTACAATGGTGAAAAGAGCATTGTTGGGAACTGGTGGGATTATGAAATCGGTACACCTCGTGCCATCAACAATACCTTGTCTCTGATGAAAGAATACTTCTCTGATGAGGAAATAAAAAAATATACAGATGTGATTGAAAAATTTGTGCCAGATCCCGAACATTTTCGAAAGACGACTGATAACCCATTTAAGGCTCTAGGTGGAAACTTAGTTGATATGGGAAGGGTAAAAGTGATAGCTGGTTTACTGCGCAAGGATGACCAAGAAATTTCTTCTACCATTCGTTCGATTGAGCAAGTGTTCAAGTTGGTAGACCAAGGTGAAGGTTTTTATCAGGATGGATCTTATATCGACCACACCAATGTTGCCTATACGGGTGCTTATGGGAATGTCTTGATTGATGGCCTTTCTCAACTGTTGCCAGTCATTCAAAAGACCAAGAGCCCAATCGATAAAGATAAAATGCAAACTATGTACCACTGGATTGATAAATCGTTTGCTCCTTTGTTAGTGAACGGAGAGCTGATGGATATGAGTCGTGGACGCTCTATCAGTCGTGCAAATAGCGAGGGGCACGTGGCCGCAGTAGAAGTGCTAAGAGGGATTCACCGGATAGCGGATATGTCTGAAGGAGAAACCAAACAACGTTTGCAGAGTCTTGTGAAGACCATTGTTCAATCAGATAGTTACTATGATGTCTTTAAGAATTTGAAGACTTATAAGGATATCAGTTTGATGCAATCCTTGTTAAGCGATGCTGGAGTCGCAAGTACTCCAAGAACAAGTTACCTATCTGCCTTTAACAAGATGGATAAAACAGCTATGTACAATGCAGAGAAAGGGTTTGGATTTGGCTTGTCACTCTTTTCCAGTCGTACCTTGAATTACGAACACATGAACAAGGAGAACAAACGTGGTTGGTATACGAGTGATGGGATGTTCTATCTTTACAATGGCGATTTAAGTCACTATAGCGATGGCTACTGGCCCACAGTCAATCCCTATAAGATGCCTGGTACGACAGAGACGGACGCTAAGAGATCGGATAGCGATACAGGTAAAGTTCTACCGTCTGCTTTCGTTGGAACGAGCAAACTAGATGAGGCCAATGCGACAGCAACCATGGATTTCACTAACTGGAATCAAACATTGACTGCTCATAAGAGCTGGTTTATGCTGAAGGATAAGATCGCCTTTTTAGGAAGCAATATCCAAAACACCTCAACAGATACTGCTGTAACTACAATTGACCAGAGAAAACTGGAATCAAGTAATCCATATAAAGTCTATGTCAATGATAAAGAAGCCTCCCTCACAGAACAAGAAAAGGATTATCCTGAAACCCAAAGTGTCTTTTTAGAATCGTCCGATTCGAAAAAGAATATTGGTTACTTTTTCTTTAAGAAGAGTTCAATCAGTATGAGTAAGGCTTTGCAAAAGGGATCTTGGAAGGATATTAATGAAGGACAGTCAGACAAGGAAGTTGAAAATGAATTTCTTACGATTAGTCAGGCTCATAAGCAAAAAGGAGATTCTTATGGCTATATGCTCATCCCTAACGTGGATCGTGCCACCTTCAATCAAATGGTAAAAGAGTTAGAAAGTAGCCTCATCGAAAATAACGAAACCCTTCAGTCTGTTTATGATGCCAAACAAGGAGTTTGGGGCATTGTGAAATATGATGATTCTGTCTCTACTATTTCCAACCAATTCCAAGTCTTGAAACGTGGAGTCTATACCATTCGAAAAGAAGGGGATAACTATAAGGTTGCCTACTATAATCCTGAAACCCAGGAATCAGCGCCAGATCAGGAAGTCTTTAAAAAGCTAGAACAAGCAGCTCAACCACAAACTCAGGATTCAAAAGAAAAGGAAAAATCTGAAGAGAAAAAGAACCATTCGGATCAAAAAAATCTCCCTCAGACAGGAGAAGGTCAGTCAATCTTAGCAAGTCTAGGGCTCTTGCTACTTGGGGTGATTTATCTATTCCGCAGAGGAAAGAACAACTGA
- a CDS encoding PTS mannose/fructose/sorbose/N-acetylgalactosamine transporter subunit IIC, with product MSINVFQAILIGLWTAFCFSGMLLGIYTNRCIVLSFGVGIILGDLPTALAMGAIGELAYMGFGVGAGGTVPPNPIGPGIFGTLMAITSAGKVSPEAALALSTPIAVAIQFLQTFAYTVRAGAPETAMKHLKNHNLKKFKFTLNATIWLFAFIGFTLGCLGALSMDTLLKLVDYIPPVLLTGLTVAGKMLPAIGFAMILSVMAKKELIPFVLLGYVCAAYLNIPTIGIAIVGTIFALIEFYNKPKTADHVVEEEAHDDWI from the coding sequence ATGTCGATTAATGTATTTCAAGCGATTTTAATTGGATTATGGACAGCTTTCTGTTTTAGTGGAATGCTGTTAGGGATTTACACCAATAGATGTATTGTTCTGTCATTTGGTGTCGGAATTATTCTAGGTGATTTGCCTACTGCTCTTGCAATGGGAGCTATTGGTGAATTGGCTTATATGGGATTCGGTGTTGGTGCTGGAGGTACTGTTCCACCAAACCCAATCGGACCTGGTATCTTTGGTACCTTGATGGCTATCACTAGCGCTGGTAAAGTCAGTCCAGAAGCGGCTCTTGCCCTCTCTACTCCGATTGCTGTGGCGATTCAATTCTTACAAACTTTCGCCTACACTGTACGTGCTGGTGCGCCTGAAACAGCGATGAAGCACTTGAAAAACCATAATTTGAAGAAATTTAAGTTCACTCTAAATGCAACAATTTGGTTGTTTGCCTTTATTGGATTTACCTTGGGTTGCTTGGGTGCCCTTTCAATGGATACCTTGTTGAAACTCGTAGACTACATTCCACCAGTATTGCTTACAGGTTTGACAGTTGCTGGTAAAATGCTCCCAGCTATCGGTTTTGCGATGATCTTGTCAGTGATGGCTAAGAAAGAGTTGATTCCGTTTGTCTTGTTGGGATATGTTTGTGCAGCTTATCTAAATATCCCAACAATTGGTATTGCAATTGTTGGTACTATCTTTGCTTTGATTGAATTTTATAACAAGCCAAAAACAGCGGATCATGTGGTAGAGGAGGAAGCACACGATGACTGGATCTAA